In Altererythrobacter rubellus, the following are encoded in one genomic region:
- the murD gene encoding UDP-N-acetylmuramoyl-L-alanine--D-glutamate ligase: protein MITAKAFSGKTYAVLGLARSGAATVETLLASGARVVAWDRQDVARKPFEGRCELADPLEMDLTGFDGVVVSPGVPLNTHPIKPHAEKFGVPVIGDIELFALARAELPPHKVVGITGTNGKSTTTALVHHILKTAGVRTTMGGNIGLPILAQDPLPVGGVYVLELSSYQIDLTYSLDCDVAVILNITPDHLDRYDGSFEKYAASKARLFEMQGDQSYALLNWQAFEAGLVRLGEAGFNGIVSADETAQAEWPSLQGPHNAENAGAAMAVCAWLGLTVEKINEGLKSFRGLPHRMELVTRHEGVLYINDSKATNPDSTAPALAAYPPENGRPRIHWIVGGLPKEDGLGPSEQHLGNIAAAYTIGEAGPRFAELLEPHVHVERAEMLQDAVCRAKASAREGDVILLSPACASFDQFRDYEARGAAFRQVVAALTDASEEIRSALQAGDAE, encoded by the coding sequence ATGATCACCGCGAAGGCCTTTTCTGGAAAAACCTACGCGGTGCTTGGCCTCGCGCGCTCTGGCGCAGCGACGGTCGAGACCTTGTTGGCGAGCGGTGCGCGCGTTGTCGCGTGGGACCGGCAGGATGTGGCGCGCAAACCTTTCGAGGGACGCTGTGAGCTCGCCGATCCGCTCGAGATGGACCTGACCGGTTTCGATGGGGTGGTCGTCTCTCCCGGTGTTCCGCTCAACACGCATCCGATCAAGCCGCATGCCGAGAAATTCGGTGTGCCGGTGATCGGCGATATTGAGCTGTTCGCGCTCGCACGAGCTGAATTGCCGCCGCACAAGGTTGTCGGGATTACCGGCACCAACGGCAAATCAACCACCACCGCGCTGGTGCACCATATCCTGAAAACAGCCGGGGTGCGGACCACGATGGGCGGCAATATCGGACTACCGATCCTGGCGCAGGATCCGCTCCCAGTAGGCGGGGTCTATGTGCTGGAGTTGTCGAGTTACCAGATCGACCTGACGTACTCGCTCGATTGTGACGTGGCAGTGATCCTCAACATCACGCCCGACCATCTGGATCGCTATGATGGTAGCTTCGAGAAATATGCAGCGAGCAAGGCGCGGCTTTTTGAGATGCAAGGCGATCAGAGCTATGCATTGCTCAATTGGCAAGCTTTCGAGGCAGGTTTGGTCCGACTAGGTGAGGCTGGGTTTAACGGTATCGTTTCAGCTGATGAAACTGCTCAGGCTGAATGGCCCTCTCTTCAAGGGCCGCACAACGCCGAAAACGCTGGTGCCGCGATGGCGGTCTGCGCTTGGCTTGGCCTGACAGTCGAGAAGATCAATGAAGGGTTGAAGAGCTTTCGTGGCCTTCCGCATCGCATGGAGCTCGTTACCCGCCACGAGGGCGTGCTCTATATTAACGACAGCAAGGCAACCAATCCGGACAGTACCGCCCCCGCGCTGGCGGCTTACCCACCCGAGAACGGCCGCCCGCGCATTCACTGGATCGTCGGCGGACTGCCCAAGGAAGACGGGCTTGGCCCAAGCGAGCAGCATCTCGGCAACATCGCCGCCGCCTACACCATTGGGGAGGCCGGCCCGCGATTTGCCGAATTGCTTGAGCCGCATGTCCACGTTGAACGCGCAGAAATGCTTCAGGATGCGGTCTGCCGCGCCAAGGCATCGGCGCGCGAGGGGGACGTTATTCTGCTTTCGCCAGCCTGCGCCAGCTTCGATCAGTTCCGCGACTATGAAGCACGCGGCGCGGCTTTCCGCCAAGTTGTCGCGGCGCTGACAGATGCAAGTGAAGAGATTCGGTCCGCCTTGCAGGCCGGGGACGCTGAATGA
- a CDS encoding UDP-N-acetylmuramoyl-tripeptide--D-alanyl-D-alanine ligase, with the protein MSALRALRNWPIAQRDALPMALWSAAEIAVATGGTASHEFQASGVEMDSRDVKRGYLFIALKGDAMDGHKFLPQAFANGAVAAIVDRPVEYPHVLVEDTTAALHALAHAARERSEAVRIGITGSVGKTGMKEAIFLSLDRASRGSAHRSIRSYNNHVGVPLTLARMPARSKFGVFEMGMNHAGEIAPLAEHVRPHVALITTIAPAHIENLGSIEAIAEEKASIFSGLMPGGTAVIPADSPYCQQMRSVAEKFGAKVVTFGAAKDADVRLLDAIPSANGGSLVTADLGDTRVCYSVAEPGEHWIANSLGVMAAVNAAGGDLGAAGLALAEMGGLKGRGARHHIAVPGGKALMIDESYNANPASMRATLKALGQTPATRRVAVLGSMKELGDFSDKFHAQLTEPLSEAKVDYAVLVGDEMRALAAELGKLAGASLGITHGFTHCDNPAEAIAALNEFGITQGDAILIKGSNSVGLGALVSHFTGIGGALAQSKT; encoded by the coding sequence ATGAGTGCACTTCGAGCCCTGCGCAATTGGCCCATCGCACAACGCGATGCGCTACCCATGGCGCTGTGGAGCGCGGCAGAGATTGCAGTTGCGACTGGTGGCACCGCCAGCCATGAATTTCAGGCTTCGGGCGTCGAAATGGATAGCCGCGATGTTAAGCGCGGCTATCTGTTCATTGCACTCAAGGGCGACGCGATGGACGGGCACAAATTTCTGCCGCAAGCTTTTGCCAATGGTGCAGTTGCGGCGATCGTCGATCGTCCAGTGGAGTACCCGCATGTGCTCGTTGAGGACACGACAGCGGCGCTTCACGCGCTAGCCCATGCCGCCCGCGAACGCAGCGAAGCCGTGCGCATCGGCATCACCGGATCAGTCGGCAAGACTGGCATGAAAGAGGCAATCTTCCTGTCGCTCGACCGCGCAAGTCGCGGTAGCGCGCATCGCAGCATTCGCAGCTATAACAACCATGTCGGGGTGCCGTTGACGCTCGCTCGTATGCCTGCGCGCAGCAAGTTCGGCGTGTTCGAAATGGGAATGAACCACGCTGGAGAAATCGCACCTCTGGCAGAGCACGTTCGCCCGCATGTCGCGCTGATCACCACTATCGCTCCAGCTCACATAGAGAATCTTGGCAGCATAGAAGCCATTGCCGAGGAGAAAGCCTCGATTTTCTCCGGCCTGATGCCAGGCGGCACAGCGGTGATCCCCGCCGACAGTCCCTATTGCCAACAGATGCGCTCAGTGGCTGAGAAATTCGGCGCAAAGGTTGTCACTTTCGGTGCGGCCAAAGACGCAGATGTTCGTTTGCTCGATGCCATTCCCAGCGCCAATGGCGGTTCGCTGGTGACGGCCGATCTGGGTGATACCCGTGTATGCTATTCCGTTGCAGAGCCAGGTGAGCACTGGATCGCCAATTCGCTCGGTGTCATGGCGGCTGTGAATGCAGCGGGCGGAGACTTGGGTGCAGCGGGCTTGGCGCTTGCTGAAATGGGCGGGCTCAAAGGGCGCGGTGCGCGCCATCATATCGCGGTTCCGGGCGGCAAGGCTCTGATGATTGATGAAAGCTACAACGCCAATCCGGCATCGATGCGGGCCACCTTGAAAGCGCTAGGTCAAACGCCGGCAACCCGCCGCGTGGCCGTGCTGGGCAGCATGAAGGAATTGGGCGATTTCAGTGACAAGTTCCATGCGCAGCTGACCGAGCCTCTTTCCGAGGCGAAAGTGGATTATGCGGTGCTGGTTGGCGACGAGATGCGCGCCCTCGCTGCGGAGTTGGGGAAACTCGCCGGCGCCTCGCTTGGCATTACCCATGGTTTCACGCATTGCGATAACCCTGCCGAGGCGATTGCGGCGCTGAATGAATTCGGGATAACGCAAGGAGATGCGATCCTGATCAAAGGCTCTAATTCAGTCGGACTTGGTGCGCTGGTGTCACACTTTACCGGGATTGGCGGGGCGCTCGCCCAGTCCAAGACCTAG
- a CDS encoding UDP-N-acetylmuramoyl-L-alanyl-D-glutamate--2,6-diaminopimelate ligase encodes MKLGALAQAAGIALTEGEQTQVTGFAIDNRKVAPGTVFGAFQGAKFNGEDFIPAAVEAGAVAVVARPEARVSGAVHIADPEPRRAFAHLAAAFFTPVPGHIVAVTGTNGKTSCVEMTRQIWRMCGERAASIGTLGVTTPDESVSTGLTTPDIVSFLSNMSGLAREGVTHVAYEASSHGLDQFRNEGVPVTAGAFTNFSRDHLDYHGSMEAYFEAKMRLFDEVLEPGAAAIVWHGDGDSKWTARPIEHAEARGLKVLTVGPRGGFITLKERTPTQLGQMLEIEHEGVSCTIKLPLIGAYQAANALTACALAIATGASPSQVFDAAGRLQPVRGRLERAVITAQGAPVYVDYAHTPDALEAAIAALRPHVEGKLITVFGAGGDRDQGKRAAMGAAAAKGSELVIVTDDNPRGEDPATIRAAVLAGAPDAHEVADRRDAIAEAIRQANAEDIVLVAGKGHEQGQIIGSGENMRVLPFDDVQVARECAAAEARA; translated from the coding sequence ATGAAGTTGGGGGCGCTGGCACAGGCGGCAGGCATCGCGCTGACAGAAGGCGAGCAGACACAGGTCACCGGCTTCGCGATTGACAATCGAAAGGTGGCTCCCGGCACGGTTTTCGGTGCCTTCCAGGGTGCAAAATTCAACGGGGAGGATTTCATTCCTGCGGCTGTTGAAGCGGGTGCCGTGGCAGTTGTTGCGCGACCCGAAGCGCGCGTTTCGGGCGCGGTGCACATTGCCGACCCGGAACCGCGCCGTGCCTTTGCCCATCTGGCGGCAGCATTCTTCACGCCTGTCCCTGGGCACATTGTCGCGGTGACCGGCACGAACGGCAAGACATCCTGCGTTGAAATGACCCGCCAGATCTGGCGTATGTGCGGAGAGCGGGCGGCGAGTATCGGAACGCTGGGTGTGACAACACCGGATGAAAGCGTTTCCACCGGTCTGACAACGCCCGATATCGTCTCGTTTCTCAGCAATATGAGTGGGCTCGCGCGCGAAGGTGTGACTCATGTCGCTTACGAAGCGTCCAGCCATGGGTTGGACCAGTTTCGCAACGAAGGTGTGCCGGTAACTGCTGGGGCTTTCACCAATTTCAGCCGCGATCACCTCGACTATCACGGCTCCATGGAAGCCTATTTCGAGGCCAAGATGCGCCTGTTCGATGAAGTGCTTGAACCGGGTGCAGCTGCAATTGTTTGGCACGGCGATGGCGATAGCAAATGGACCGCCAGGCCTATCGAGCATGCAGAAGCGCGAGGCCTAAAAGTCCTGACGGTGGGTCCGAGAGGTGGATTCATTACCTTGAAAGAGCGCACGCCAACGCAATTGGGACAAATGCTCGAAATCGAGCATGAAGGCGTATCCTGCACAATCAAGCTCCCGCTGATTGGAGCCTATCAGGCGGCCAATGCGCTGACAGCTTGCGCGTTAGCAATCGCGACGGGCGCATCACCATCCCAGGTTTTCGATGCCGCAGGCCGCTTGCAACCGGTTCGTGGTCGGCTTGAACGTGCAGTCATCACCGCACAAGGCGCGCCGGTATATGTCGACTATGCTCATACGCCAGACGCGCTGGAAGCGGCGATTGCAGCGCTGCGTCCGCATGTTGAAGGCAAGCTTATCACTGTGTTCGGCGCAGGTGGTGACCGCGACCAGGGAAAACGCGCTGCAATGGGCGCAGCCGCTGCAAAGGGCAGCGAGCTAGTGATCGTCACGGATGACAATCCACGCGGTGAGGATCCTGCCACTATCCGCGCAGCAGTGCTGGCCGGCGCGCCGGATGCTCACGAAGTCGCGGATCGACGTGACGCGATCGCTGAAGCGATCCGTCAGGCAAACGCTGAAGATATCGTCCTTGTTGCTGGCAAGGGTCATGAACAAGGGCAAATAATCGGGTCAGGAGAAAACATGCGGGTATTGCCGTTTGACGATGTGCAGGTAGCGCGAGAATGTGCTGCTGCGGAGGCGCGAGCATGA
- a CDS encoding FtsW/RodA/SpoVE family cell cycle protein, translating to MSTVKPYIPRQGGAASGGAHLKLNWRDQLRIWWREIDKVLLTLILILMLFGTAAVASASPASASRLSTSEVQLSEFYFLKQHIVWQFLGLVAMISVSTLTRERARQAGILLASVTLVLLALVPIFGFERNGAQRWLDLGFSLQPSEFLKPGFAILLAWILSLRLRDPELPVVPMASVIMGVIALLLMMQPNLGATLLFAGIWFVLVLLSGISVQRLSIIVGTGIAGLTAAYFLYDNARHRIDAFLGGGTAFDQVDLAQRTLMAGGWTGTGLWLGVRKMNLPEAHTDYIFSVIGEEFGLITCALVVVLYLAIVWRLLMRLVDEENLFTVLASAGLIAAIGGQAFINILVNLQLFPSKGMTLPLISYGGSSTIAMCLTVGLLLAITRRNPFLKRETRGLKAMMERKEEAA from the coding sequence ATGAGCACCGTCAAACCCTATATTCCGCGCCAAGGCGGCGCTGCATCAGGCGGCGCGCATTTGAAGCTTAACTGGCGCGATCAATTGCGCATCTGGTGGCGCGAGATCGACAAGGTTTTGCTGACACTGATCCTGATACTGATGTTATTCGGTACTGCTGCCGTTGCGTCAGCATCGCCCGCCAGCGCCTCGCGACTTTCCACCAGCGAAGTGCAATTGAGCGAATTCTACTTTCTGAAGCAGCATATTGTTTGGCAATTTCTGGGTCTGGTCGCGATGATCAGCGTGTCCACGCTGACCCGCGAACGCGCTCGTCAAGCAGGCATCTTGCTTGCATCGGTAACGCTGGTTCTGCTCGCATTGGTCCCCATTTTCGGGTTTGAGCGCAATGGCGCGCAGCGTTGGCTGGATCTGGGCTTTTCGCTTCAGCCGTCAGAGTTTCTCAAGCCCGGTTTTGCAATTCTGCTTGCGTGGATATTGAGCCTGCGCTTGCGTGATCCCGAATTGCCGGTTGTACCTATGGCTAGCGTGATTATGGGCGTTATCGCTTTGTTGCTGATGATGCAGCCGAATTTGGGCGCGACGCTGTTGTTTGCAGGCATCTGGTTTGTGCTGGTGCTGCTGTCGGGAATCAGCGTGCAACGTTTGAGCATTATCGTTGGAACCGGGATTGCCGGACTGACGGCGGCCTATTTCCTGTATGACAATGCGCGGCACCGGATCGATGCGTTCCTGGGTGGAGGCACGGCATTTGATCAGGTTGATCTGGCGCAGCGAACGCTGATGGCGGGCGGCTGGACCGGCACAGGATTGTGGCTGGGCGTGCGCAAGATGAACCTGCCCGAAGCGCATACGGACTATATCTTCTCTGTAATCGGGGAGGAGTTCGGCCTTATCACCTGCGCCCTGGTAGTTGTGCTTTACCTGGCAATCGTGTGGCGTTTGCTTATGCGGCTGGTGGATGAGGAGAACCTGTTTACTGTGCTGGCCAGCGCGGGCCTGATCGCAGCAATTGGTGGCCAGGCCTTCATCAACATCCTGGTCAATCTGCAGCTCTTCCCATCGAAAGGTATGACCTTGCCGTTGATCAGCTATGGCGGATCATCAACTATCGCCATGTGCCTTACAGTTGGGCTATTGCTGGCTATCACGCGTCGCAATCCGTTCCTGAAGCGGGAGACTCGTGGTTTGAAGGCGATGATGGAACGCAAGGAGGAGGCTGCATGA
- the mraY gene encoding phospho-N-acetylmuramoyl-pentapeptide-transferase, producing MLYLIAEWLGFEGVLNLIRYQTFRAGATLITALFFGLLIGPRFINLLRVRQGKGQPIRADGPQSHLAKVGTPTMGGLMILVSLSFSLLLWMDITNPLVWACLAVTIGFGLIGFLDDYDKVTKASHRGVSGKVRLLLEFIVAGIASYIIVSQVSTNLYVPFFSGVSIPLGPFYFVLAATLIVGFGNAVNLTDGLDGLAIMPVIIAAGTFAIIAYLVGRVDYSEYLGIPYVEGAGELAIFCAAIMGAGLAFLWFNAPPAAVFMGDTGSLALGGALGAIAVASHHEIVLLIVGGLFVVETASVIIQVFWFKRTGKRVFRMAPIHHHFEQLGWSESKVVIRFWIIAIVLAMSGLATLKVR from the coding sequence ATGCTCTACCTGATCGCCGAATGGCTGGGTTTCGAAGGTGTATTGAACCTTATCCGTTACCAGACGTTTCGTGCGGGCGCGACGTTGATCACAGCGCTGTTCTTCGGCCTGTTGATCGGGCCGCGCTTTATCAACTTGCTTCGCGTAAGGCAGGGCAAGGGGCAGCCGATCCGGGCTGACGGCCCTCAAAGCCATCTGGCGAAAGTCGGCACGCCGACGATGGGCGGGCTGATGATCCTTGTCTCGCTCAGCTTCTCCTTGCTGCTGTGGATGGACATAACCAACCCGCTGGTTTGGGCGTGTTTGGCGGTGACAATTGGCTTCGGCCTGATCGGTTTTCTCGACGATTACGACAAGGTTACCAAGGCGAGCCACCGCGGCGTTTCGGGCAAGGTGCGCTTGCTGCTGGAGTTTATAGTCGCTGGGATCGCGAGCTACATCATCGTCAGCCAGGTCAGCACCAATCTCTATGTACCGTTCTTCAGCGGCGTTTCGATCCCGCTTGGGCCGTTCTATTTCGTCCTTGCCGCCACTCTGATCGTCGGCTTCGGCAATGCCGTGAACCTGACTGACGGGCTGGATGGCCTCGCGATCATGCCGGTAATCATCGCTGCGGGAACATTCGCTATAATTGCCTATCTTGTGGGCCGCGTCGACTATTCCGAATACCTCGGCATTCCCTATGTCGAGGGTGCGGGTGAACTTGCGATCTTCTGCGCGGCAATAATGGGGGCAGGGCTTGCCTTTCTGTGGTTCAATGCGCCGCCTGCCGCCGTGTTCATGGGCGACACGGGGTCGCTTGCTCTTGGCGGTGCGCTGGGTGCGATTGCAGTCGCGAGCCATCACGAGATCGTGCTGCTGATCGTGGGCGGCTTGTTCGTGGTCGAAACCGCCAGCGTTATCATTCAGGTGTTCTGGTTCAAGCGGACCGGCAAACGCGTATTCCGAATGGCGCCGATCCATCACCATTTCGAACAGTTGGGCTGGAGCGAAAGCAAGGTCGTGATCCGCTTCTGGATCATCGCCATCGTGCTGGCGATGTCGGGTCTCGCCACGCTGAAGGTGAGGTGA